In Corallococcus caeni, a single genomic region encodes these proteins:
- a CDS encoding GlsB/YeaQ/YmgE family stress response membrane protein, which produces MGIIAFIIIGLIAGLIARAILPGKQSMGLVATTLLGMVGSLVGGLIGSLFQRNGRLFDLHASGIIMSVVGSIIVLLLVGAAGRRRVHA; this is translated from the coding sequence ATGGGGATCATCGCATTCATCATCATCGGCCTCATCGCGGGCCTCATTGCTCGAGCCATCCTGCCGGGCAAGCAGAGCATGGGCCTGGTGGCCACGACCTTGCTGGGCATGGTGGGCTCTCTGGTGGGCGGCCTCATCGGTTCGCTGTTCCAGCGCAACGGACGCCTTTTCGACCTGCACGCGTCGGGCATCATCATGTCCGTCGTAGGCTCCATCATCGTGCTCCTCCTGGTGGGAGCAGCGGGACGGCGCCGCGTCCACGCCTAG
- a CDS encoding 16S rRNA (uracil(1498)-N(3))-methyltransferase, with amino-acid sequence MVRLFVPLPDPAPADVTLTGERRHYLVHVLRLEDGDALEVFDGKGRAFEARVTGLTAEAVRLVLGAVRVTPPAREMHVLQGLPKGDKLELVLQKGTELGATAFHPVATARSVVKLEPKRAEERTQRWAKIVEEAARQCRRDDVPHVHPPRPLLDAARSLTPGTLLLVLDEEESAVPLGEAFRSVAPGTPVALVIGPEGGLAREEVDGLRGLGARPVTLGSRILRTETAALAALAVMQHLDGSLG; translated from the coding sequence GTGGTCCGCCTCTTCGTTCCCCTGCCCGACCCCGCCCCCGCCGACGTGACGCTCACGGGCGAGCGCCGCCACTACCTCGTCCACGTGCTGCGGCTGGAGGATGGCGACGCGCTGGAGGTGTTCGACGGCAAGGGCCGCGCCTTCGAGGCGCGCGTCACGGGGCTCACCGCGGAGGCCGTGCGGCTGGTGCTGGGGGCCGTGCGCGTGACGCCGCCCGCGCGCGAGATGCACGTGCTCCAGGGGCTGCCCAAGGGGGACAAGCTGGAGCTGGTGCTGCAGAAGGGCACGGAGCTGGGCGCCACCGCGTTCCACCCGGTGGCCACGGCGCGCAGCGTGGTGAAGCTGGAGCCGAAGCGCGCCGAGGAGCGCACCCAGCGGTGGGCCAAGATTGTCGAGGAGGCCGCTCGCCAGTGCCGCCGCGATGACGTGCCGCACGTGCACCCGCCCCGGCCGCTCTTGGACGCGGCGCGCTCGCTGACGCCGGGCACGCTGCTGCTGGTGCTGGACGAGGAGGAGTCCGCGGTGCCGCTGGGCGAGGCGTTCCGAAGTGTGGCGCCGGGGACGCCGGTGGCGCTGGTGATTGGCCCCGAGGGGGGGCTCGCGCGTGAGGAGGTGGACGGACTGCGGGGGCTGGGCGCGCGGCCGGTGACGCTGGGCTCGCGCATCCTGCGCACGGAGACGGCGGCGCTCGCGGCGCTCGCGGTGATGCAGCACCTGGACGGGTCGCTCGGTTAG
- a CDS encoding asparaginase, whose translation MSTLVIESTRSGFVESLHTVSVAVVSAEGTRVAFAGNPELVTFWRSAAKPFQSLPMVQDGAADRYGFGPRELALSCASHSSEPVHRALAMQMLSASGCEERHLACGPHPSLSPAVAEEALKAGVVLTPRWNNCSGKHAGMLALARHQGWDVHGYASDGHPVQERIQDEVAKWTGLPRDALVKAVDGCLAVCFGLPLSAMATAWARFGVSEAPAARRLREAMLAHPELVGGKGRACTELMTAFQGEAVVKIGAEGVYCAALPRARLGVALKVEDGDARCAPPALLAVLRLVAEQQGLSLPMTGLEHHAEPRILNTRNEVVGSLRAAGTLAFA comes from the coding sequence ATGTCCACCCTCGTCATCGAGTCCACCCGCTCCGGCTTCGTCGAATCCCTCCACACCGTGTCCGTCGCGGTGGTGAGCGCGGAGGGCACGCGCGTCGCGTTCGCGGGCAACCCGGAGCTCGTCACCTTCTGGCGCTCGGCGGCGAAGCCCTTCCAGTCCCTGCCCATGGTCCAGGACGGCGCGGCGGACCGCTACGGCTTCGGCCCGCGCGAGCTGGCGCTCTCCTGCGCGTCCCACTCCAGCGAGCCCGTGCACCGCGCCCTCGCCATGCAGATGCTGAGCGCGTCCGGCTGCGAGGAGCGTCACCTCGCGTGCGGCCCGCATCCGTCGCTGTCGCCCGCGGTCGCGGAAGAAGCACTCAAGGCGGGCGTGGTGCTCACGCCCCGGTGGAACAACTGCTCCGGCAAGCACGCGGGGATGCTCGCGCTGGCCCGGCACCAGGGCTGGGACGTGCACGGCTACGCCAGCGACGGCCACCCGGTGCAGGAGCGCATCCAGGATGAAGTCGCCAAGTGGACGGGCCTGCCGCGCGACGCGCTGGTGAAGGCCGTGGATGGCTGCCTCGCCGTCTGCTTCGGCCTGCCGCTCAGCGCCATGGCCACCGCGTGGGCCCGCTTCGGCGTGTCGGAGGCGCCCGCCGCGCGCCGCCTGCGTGAAGCCATGCTCGCGCACCCGGAGCTCGTCGGCGGCAAGGGCCGCGCGTGCACGGAGTTGATGACCGCGTTCCAGGGCGAGGCCGTGGTGAAGATTGGCGCGGAGGGCGTCTACTGTGCCGCGCTGCCCCGGGCCCGCCTGGGCGTGGCCCTCAAGGTGGAGGACGGCGACGCCCGCTGCGCCCCGCCCGCGCTCCTCGCCGTCCTGCGCCTCGTCGCGGAGCAGCAGGGCCTGTCCCTGCCCATGACGGGCCTGGAGCACCACGCGGAGCCGCGCATCCTCAACACGCGCAACGAAGTCGTGGGCTCCCTGCGCGCGGCCGGGACGCTCGCGTTCGCCTGA
- a CDS encoding 50S ribosomal protein L11 methyltransferase, protein MSQTYLSLTVDIAEEASEILQDLLHEAGALGLEVRDAETPTMPGVRAPAKGESIVVAYFEDRESAEEARDAVAESHPTARLSLDEQPQQDWSNEWKSLIKSVQVGRLWVGPPWDAANAPEGKLKVVIEPKMAFGTGDHPTTSLCLAAVDDFMATHPGASVLDVGTGTGVLAIAAKKLGAGHVVGTDNDPTSVELAQENCADNGTPDLDISGRELTEVAGTFDLVLANILANTLIELAPLIVPKAKDRLVLAGVLAHQRVDVEAAYRKLGCTVLEGAQQGEWVRIDLKR, encoded by the coding sequence ATGTCCCAGACCTATCTGTCACTCACCGTGGATATCGCGGAGGAAGCCTCGGAGATCCTCCAGGACCTCCTCCATGAGGCCGGCGCCCTGGGCCTGGAGGTCCGCGACGCGGAGACGCCCACCATGCCGGGCGTGCGCGCCCCCGCGAAGGGTGAGTCCATCGTCGTCGCCTACTTCGAGGACCGGGAGAGCGCCGAGGAAGCCCGCGACGCCGTGGCGGAGAGCCACCCCACCGCGCGCCTGTCCCTGGACGAGCAGCCCCAGCAGGACTGGAGCAACGAGTGGAAGTCGCTCATCAAGTCCGTGCAGGTGGGCCGCCTGTGGGTGGGCCCGCCCTGGGACGCGGCGAACGCGCCCGAAGGCAAGCTGAAGGTCGTCATCGAGCCGAAGATGGCCTTCGGCACGGGGGACCACCCCACCACGTCGCTGTGCCTGGCGGCGGTGGATGACTTCATGGCCACGCACCCGGGCGCGAGCGTCCTGGACGTGGGCACCGGCACGGGCGTGCTCGCCATCGCGGCGAAGAAGCTGGGCGCGGGCCACGTCGTGGGCACCGACAACGACCCCACCTCCGTGGAGCTGGCCCAGGAGAACTGCGCCGACAACGGGACGCCCGACCTGGACATCTCCGGGCGCGAGCTGACGGAAGTTGCCGGCACCTTCGACCTGGTGCTCGCGAACATCCTGGCCAACACGCTCATCGAGCTGGCGCCCCTCATCGTGCCCAAGGCGAAGGACCGGCTGGTGCTGGCCGGAGTGCTCGCGCACCAGCGCGTGGACGTGGAGGCCGCGTACCGCAAGCTCGGGTGCACCGTGCTGGAGGGCGCGCAGCAGGGCGAGTGGGTGCGCATCGACTTGAAGCGCTAG
- a CDS encoding M16 family metallopeptidase codes for MAIRYTLPNGLTVVFEEQHAAKVAAFQVWVKAGSADERPDQAGLAHLHEHMLFKGTERRGPGEIARDIEAHGGEINAWTSFDQTVYHIVIASQFARTGLDILGDAVRRSAFDKDELAREIEVVCEEIKRSYDSPSRRASRGLFTAAFQTHPYRLPVIGTEESVRSFTREKVLEFYHRHYTPKNLVLSVAGDLNEAELRQWVEEIFGGDWGRPYAGPVQRPRDAAPTGRRVLIQTEDVKEAYLHLSFAIPELEHPDVPALDVLAMIAGQGNSSWLVREVKRRQHLVNDVHASAYTPKDPGIFSVSLTLPPAQSQKALTQTARVLEALRTTLVPEDELRTVQAGVEAESVYRKETVQGTARNLGSYQTSPGGLESEARYLEDIRNLKPEDLRRVAQKYLRLEHAVVTALVPPSAELTEAQVHAALDEAAKSPGLTPPARATRTPPDAPVRPSRSQAASARSEVVQEKLPSGATLIIRVEPHIPLFSMRAAFIGGARYETPEDNGITTLLSRALTKGTTTLSADDISHLGDLYAGNVSGQGGRNSVSLKADFLSRYFEPGFRLFADVLLNPAFREEEVARERSLLLQDILTREDKPSSLAFELFSRTLYKEHPYRLSLAGEKASVEALGPEQLRAYHRAHMDPSQMTLSVVGDVDVAQVRALANEYFGRSRGGAVAPKQVKPEAPPSSPRTEKKVLARAQTHLVMGFQAARMTDPWRVVLDVLSTVLSGQGGRLFIELRDKRSMAYSVSSFSMDGLDPGYFAVYIGTSPEKVDAAVEGMRRELERIRDEPIPAEELERAKQHIIGTYEIDLQRNSARATLLALDTCYGIGLDNFLHYSERVAKVTAADVQEVARRVIDFDRMAMAVVGP; via the coding sequence ATGGCCATCCGCTACACCCTGCCCAACGGGCTCACCGTCGTCTTCGAAGAGCAGCACGCCGCCAAGGTCGCGGCCTTCCAGGTCTGGGTCAAGGCCGGCAGCGCGGACGAAAGGCCGGACCAGGCGGGCCTCGCCCACCTGCACGAGCACATGCTCTTCAAGGGGACGGAGCGCCGGGGGCCGGGTGAGATTGCCCGGGACATCGAGGCGCATGGCGGAGAGATCAACGCCTGGACGTCCTTCGACCAGACCGTCTACCACATCGTCATCGCCAGCCAGTTCGCCCGCACGGGCCTGGACATCCTGGGGGACGCGGTGCGCCGCTCCGCGTTCGACAAGGACGAGCTGGCGCGCGAAATCGAGGTGGTGTGCGAGGAGATCAAGCGCAGCTACGACTCGCCGTCGCGCCGCGCGTCCCGCGGGCTGTTCACCGCCGCGTTCCAGACGCACCCCTACCGGCTGCCCGTCATCGGCACCGAGGAGAGCGTGCGCAGCTTCACCCGCGAGAAGGTGCTGGAGTTCTACCACCGGCACTACACGCCGAAGAACCTGGTGCTGTCCGTCGCGGGCGACCTGAACGAGGCGGAGCTGCGCCAGTGGGTGGAGGAGATCTTCGGCGGTGACTGGGGCCGGCCCTACGCGGGCCCGGTGCAGCGCCCCCGCGACGCGGCGCCCACGGGCCGCCGCGTGCTCATCCAGACGGAGGACGTGAAGGAGGCCTACCTGCACCTGTCCTTCGCCATCCCGGAGCTGGAGCACCCGGACGTGCCCGCGCTGGACGTGCTGGCCATGATCGCAGGCCAGGGCAATTCGTCATGGCTGGTGCGCGAGGTGAAGCGCCGCCAGCACCTGGTGAACGACGTGCACGCGTCCGCGTACACGCCCAAGGACCCGGGCATCTTCTCCGTGTCGCTGACGCTGCCGCCCGCGCAGTCGCAGAAGGCGCTCACGCAGACGGCGCGCGTGCTGGAGGCGCTGCGCACCACGCTGGTGCCGGAGGACGAGCTGCGCACGGTGCAGGCCGGGGTGGAGGCGGAGTCCGTCTACCGCAAGGAGACGGTGCAGGGCACCGCGCGCAACCTGGGCTCGTACCAGACGTCCCCGGGCGGCCTGGAGTCCGAGGCCCGCTACCTGGAGGACATCCGCAACCTCAAGCCGGAGGACCTGCGCCGCGTGGCCCAGAAGTACCTGCGGCTGGAGCACGCCGTCGTCACCGCGCTGGTGCCGCCCTCGGCGGAGCTGACGGAGGCGCAGGTGCACGCCGCGCTGGATGAAGCGGCGAAGAGCCCCGGCCTCACGCCCCCGGCGCGCGCCACCCGGACGCCCCCGGACGCCCCGGTGCGTCCGTCCCGGAGCCAGGCCGCGTCCGCGCGGTCGGAGGTGGTGCAGGAGAAGCTGCCCTCCGGCGCGACCCTCATCATCCGGGTGGAGCCGCACATCCCGCTGTTCTCCATGCGCGCGGCCTTCATCGGCGGCGCGCGCTACGAGACGCCCGAGGACAACGGCATCACCACGCTGCTCAGCCGCGCCCTCACCAAGGGCACCACGACGCTCAGCGCGGATGACATCTCCCACCTGGGGGACCTGTACGCGGGCAACGTCAGCGGCCAGGGCGGCCGCAACTCCGTGAGCCTGAAGGCGGACTTCCTGTCGCGCTACTTCGAGCCCGGCTTCCGGCTGTTCGCGGACGTGCTGCTCAACCCGGCCTTCCGCGAGGAGGAGGTCGCGCGCGAGCGCTCGCTGCTGCTCCAGGACATCCTCACCCGCGAGGACAAGCCGTCGAGCCTGGCGTTCGAGCTGTTCTCACGCACGCTCTACAAGGAGCACCCGTACCGGCTGTCGCTCGCGGGCGAGAAGGCGTCCGTGGAGGCGCTGGGGCCCGAGCAACTGCGCGCGTACCACCGCGCGCACATGGACCCGTCGCAGATGACGCTCAGCGTGGTGGGCGACGTGGACGTGGCGCAGGTGCGGGCGCTGGCGAACGAGTACTTCGGTAGGTCGCGCGGCGGCGCGGTGGCCCCGAAGCAGGTGAAGCCAGAGGCGCCGCCGTCCTCGCCGCGCACGGAGAAGAAGGTGCTGGCGCGCGCGCAGACGCACCTGGTGATGGGCTTCCAGGCGGCGCGGATGACCGACCCGTGGCGCGTGGTGCTGGACGTGCTGTCCACGGTGCTGTCGGGCCAGGGCGGGCGGCTCTTCATCGAGCTGCGCGACAAGCGCTCCATGGCCTACAGCGTGAGCAGCTTCTCCATGGACGGGTTGGACCCCGGCTACTTCGCCGTCTACATAGGCACCAGCCCGGAGAAGGTGGACGCGGCGGTGGAGGGCATGCGCCGCGAGCTGGAGCGCATCCGCGACGAGCCCATCCCCGCCGAGGAGCTGGAGCGCGCCAAGCAGCACATCATCGGGACGTACGAAATCGACCTGCAGCGCAACAGCGCCCGCGCGACGCTGCTGGCGCTGGACACCTGCTACGGCATCGGGCTGGACAACTTCCTGCACTACTCCGAGCGCGTGGCGAAGGTCACGGCGGCGGACGTGCAGGAGGTGGCCCGCCGGGTCATCGACTTCGACCGCATGGCCATGGCCGTCGTCGGGCCGTAG
- a CDS encoding plectin 1 isoform 8: protein MPSPPDEADPLADLKELLDDGDAPMATPAPAPTRPLTVPKPPPSAPPPLPPRRPAAGLPADPISRPAAAAAARVPATPAPIAGGGLPTTTPPSPAAAARSPGKGDPFAEPAEPRLPMGGSAEDKLEFFRGILKQKTETLARARALYAEREGEVTQLKAALEKARKEGGGAGAPARSPQDEQRLQLAQAKLASLEAELAASEADRKDLTRALAEVESELPRLTEELQAERESRGAMAEELVGAKEALGLAQDRVAELASGKSEAQGALEAVQEQYQSVLADVERLTAERDAQALAISQLETALAEAKGAMGALESESDWSRSSLEEAHAHAKGLEGERDAARRQLAVVEDGLKTLQTHVTELERTLALKDADAVGLRAALTARTAEAAELPSLRSALEGRAAEAARLQARVRELEAEVAQAREAARAEVEAAEVRARMAESELASLREVLEAAEVEQVSLRDRMESDAAALGEAVHEAEGRVHAAEAKVAALEAQLAELTAQATAAREEHQQQLAAVERKLATTQAERVGYSARVSMLETASGQREAELQRQQALVAKAQEELTLERARREAVEAEAADARLAIAEAEGRAEALSSGHEGQREELAALNEQLEAARAEADKVDRLQQRVKMVEGALEASESKRRIAEAQAARVKDLDAAKAALEAKLAQANATLQSEQNAKALLEAKLAQSDVTLLEEQGVKAALEAQLEELRAALEAEQAERAALEAKAGGSAAQAGDAAKAALEAMLAQAQASLKAEQAARQALEAKLAAAPATGAGAPADVVAERDQLKADVASMKRKLMAAEAALESAASAKAKVARLEAQLKALK, encoded by the coding sequence ATGCCGTCTCCCCCGGACGAGGCGGATCCGCTCGCGGACCTGAAGGAACTGCTGGATGACGGCGACGCCCCCATGGCGACGCCCGCTCCGGCGCCCACCAGGCCGCTCACGGTTCCCAAGCCTCCCCCCTCCGCGCCTCCCCCCCTGCCGCCCCGCCGGCCCGCCGCAGGCTTGCCCGCTGACCCGATCTCCAGGCCCGCCGCCGCTGCGGCCGCCCGGGTGCCGGCGACCCCCGCGCCCATCGCTGGTGGCGGGTTGCCCACGACCACGCCGCCGTCCCCGGCGGCCGCGGCGCGCAGCCCCGGCAAGGGGGACCCCTTCGCGGAGCCCGCCGAGCCCCGGCTGCCCATGGGCGGTTCGGCCGAGGACAAGCTGGAGTTCTTCCGGGGCATCCTGAAGCAGAAGACGGAGACCCTGGCCCGGGCGCGCGCGCTGTACGCCGAGCGCGAGGGCGAGGTGACACAGCTCAAGGCCGCGCTGGAGAAGGCGCGCAAGGAAGGCGGCGGCGCGGGCGCTCCGGCGCGCTCTCCACAGGACGAGCAGCGGCTGCAGCTGGCCCAGGCGAAGCTCGCCTCGCTGGAGGCGGAGCTCGCCGCGTCGGAGGCGGACCGCAAGGACCTCACGCGCGCGCTGGCGGAGGTGGAGTCGGAGCTCCCCCGGCTGACGGAGGAGCTCCAGGCGGAGCGCGAGTCGCGCGGGGCGATGGCGGAGGAGCTGGTCGGCGCGAAGGAGGCGCTGGGGCTCGCGCAGGACCGCGTGGCGGAGCTGGCCTCCGGCAAGTCCGAGGCGCAGGGCGCGCTGGAGGCGGTCCAGGAGCAGTACCAGTCGGTGCTCGCGGACGTGGAGCGGCTGACCGCCGAGCGCGACGCGCAGGCCCTGGCCATCAGCCAGCTGGAGACGGCGCTCGCGGAGGCGAAGGGCGCGATGGGCGCCCTGGAGAGCGAGAGCGACTGGTCGCGCAGCTCGCTGGAGGAGGCGCACGCCCACGCGAAGGGGCTGGAGGGCGAGCGGGACGCCGCGCGCCGGCAGCTCGCGGTGGTGGAGGACGGGCTCAAGACGCTCCAGACGCACGTGACGGAGCTGGAGCGCACGCTCGCGCTGAAGGACGCGGACGCGGTGGGCCTGCGCGCCGCGCTCACCGCGCGCACGGCGGAGGCCGCGGAGCTGCCCTCGCTCAGGAGCGCCCTGGAGGGCCGCGCCGCGGAGGCCGCCCGGCTCCAGGCGCGCGTGCGCGAGCTGGAGGCAGAGGTGGCCCAGGCGCGCGAAGCCGCGCGCGCCGAGGTCGAGGCGGCGGAAGTCCGCGCGCGCATGGCCGAGTCGGAGCTGGCCTCGCTGCGCGAGGTGCTGGAGGCCGCGGAGGTCGAGCAGGTCTCGCTGCGCGACCGGATGGAGTCGGACGCGGCGGCGCTCGGCGAGGCGGTGCACGAGGCCGAGGGCCGGGTGCACGCGGCCGAGGCGAAGGTGGCGGCGCTGGAGGCCCAGCTGGCGGAGCTCACCGCCCAGGCCACGGCCGCGCGGGAAGAGCACCAGCAGCAGCTCGCCGCCGTGGAGCGCAAGCTCGCCACCACGCAGGCGGAGCGCGTGGGTTACTCCGCGCGCGTGTCCATGCTGGAGACGGCCTCGGGCCAGCGCGAGGCGGAGCTGCAGCGCCAGCAGGCCCTGGTCGCCAAGGCCCAGGAGGAGCTGACGCTGGAGCGCGCCCGCCGCGAGGCGGTGGAAGCCGAGGCCGCGGACGCCCGGCTGGCCATCGCCGAGGCCGAGGGCCGCGCCGAGGCGCTGAGCTCCGGACATGAAGGCCAGCGCGAGGAGCTGGCCGCGCTCAACGAGCAGCTGGAGGCCGCCCGCGCGGAAGCGGACAAGGTGGACCGGCTCCAGCAGCGCGTGAAGATGGTGGAGGGCGCGCTGGAGGCCTCCGAGTCCAAGCGGCGCATCGCCGAGGCCCAGGCGGCCCGCGTGAAGGACCTGGACGCCGCGAAGGCCGCGCTCGAAGCGAAGCTCGCGCAGGCCAACGCCACGCTCCAGTCGGAGCAGAACGCGAAGGCGTTGCTGGAGGCGAAGCTCGCGCAGTCCGACGTCACGCTCCTGGAGGAGCAGGGCGTGAAGGCGGCGCTGGAGGCGCAGCTCGAGGAGCTTCGCGCCGCGCTCGAAGCGGAGCAGGCGGAGCGGGCCGCGCTGGAGGCGAAGGCCGGCGGATCCGCCGCGCAGGCCGGGGACGCGGCGAAGGCCGCGCTGGAGGCGATGCTCGCCCAGGCCCAGGCCTCGCTCAAGGCCGAGCAGGCCGCCCGTCAGGCGCTCGAAGCGAAGCTCGCGGCGGCCCCTGCTACGGGCGCGGGTGCGCCCGCGGACGTGGTCGCCGAGCGCGACCAGCTCAAGGCGGACGTGGCCTCCATGAAGCGCAAGCTGATGGCGGCCGAGGCAGCGCTCGAATCGGCCGCCAGCGCCAAGGCGAAGGTGGCGCGGCTGGAAGCGCAATTGAAGGCCCTGAAGTAG
- the hemW gene encoding radical SAM family heme chaperone HemW: protein MSFAAPTDPLTGMQAARFGLYLHFPYCLAKCPYCDFAVAVARQVPEERYANAVLAELDARLAADPSLRTKPLESLFLGGGTPSLWHPRYVARVLEGIAARLSLAPGLEVSLEGNPERADAERFAGYRAAGINRLSLGVQSFQPETLKALGRAHDAAMVEGAVAAAREAGFPVVALDFIYGVHGQTLAQVEADARRAVALEPEHLSTYALTVEREVLAESTPLSKQLERGELSLPEDDDVVAMARVVRDVYGAHGLTRYEVSNHAREGLSSRHNALYWTGGEYLALGVGATGMLLSPEAHRYVNLRSPEAYLRTVEEGRLPEASREALGPEELFAERLSMGLRLVSGVDWEAVCERYGQPVEPRRAEVERLVAHGFATRHGRRLALTERGADVHSAICARLL from the coding sequence ATGTCCTTCGCCGCGCCCACGGACCCGTTGACGGGGATGCAGGCGGCCCGCTTCGGGCTCTACCTGCACTTCCCCTATTGCCTGGCCAAGTGCCCCTACTGCGACTTCGCGGTGGCGGTGGCGCGCCAGGTGCCGGAGGAGCGCTACGCCAACGCGGTGCTGGCGGAGCTGGACGCGCGGCTCGCCGCGGACCCGTCGCTGCGCACGAAGCCGCTGGAGTCCCTCTTCCTGGGCGGCGGCACGCCGTCCCTGTGGCACCCCCGCTACGTGGCGCGCGTGCTGGAGGGCATCGCCGCGCGCCTGTCGCTCGCCCCCGGCCTGGAGGTGTCCCTGGAGGGCAACCCGGAGCGCGCGGACGCGGAGCGCTTCGCCGGCTACCGCGCCGCGGGCATCAACCGCCTGTCGTTGGGAGTGCAGTCCTTCCAGCCGGAGACGCTGAAGGCGCTGGGCCGCGCGCACGACGCGGCCATGGTGGAGGGCGCGGTGGCGGCGGCGCGCGAGGCGGGCTTCCCCGTGGTGGCGCTGGACTTCATCTACGGCGTGCACGGCCAGACGCTCGCGCAGGTGGAGGCGGACGCGCGCCGCGCGGTGGCGCTGGAGCCGGAGCACCTGTCCACCTACGCGCTGACGGTGGAGCGCGAGGTGCTGGCGGAGTCCACGCCGCTGTCCAAGCAGCTGGAGCGCGGAGAGCTCTCCCTGCCGGAGGACGACGACGTGGTGGCCATGGCCCGCGTGGTGCGCGACGTGTACGGCGCCCACGGCCTCACCCGCTACGAGGTGTCCAACCACGCGCGCGAAGGCCTCAGCTCCCGGCACAACGCGCTGTACTGGACCGGCGGCGAGTACCTGGCGCTGGGCGTGGGCGCCACCGGCATGCTGCTGTCCCCGGAAGCCCACCGCTACGTGAACCTCCGCAGCCCGGAGGCCTACCTGCGCACGGTGGAGGAGGGGAGGCTCCCGGAGGCCAGCCGCGAGGCCCTGGGCCCCGAGGAGCTCTTCGCCGAGCGGCTGAGCATGGGCCTGCGCCTGGTGTCGGGGGTGGACTGGGAGGCCGTCTGTGAGCGATACGGCCAGCCCGTGGAGCCCCGGCGCGCGGAAGTGGAGCGGCTGGTGGCCCATGGCTTCGCCACACGCCACGGCCGCAGGCTGGCCCTGACGGAGCGGGGGGCGGACGTGCACAGCGCCATCTGCGCGCGGCTGCTGTAG
- a CDS encoding tetratricopeptide repeat protein produces MTKWFLWMGLTMLTGSPLLSLVLLAVLMFAADRFTLQLFPSPVRAFKRWQRAGELAGTILTNTHDRRARAELADIRVGQKRYQEAVDLLRPNLDAGDDDVDTLYLLGVAYLGAGDAPRGELLLTEAERLDADYRQGSIDLERGRFRLQRGELKGAQEALGRFLQVRQGSVEGRVLLSRVLDKQGLDVEAKEARDAAWREYAIAPRFQKRRDRWWAYRARPSRPLTYAAVALVMMGVGAYLTRYLPTHDTSGPYGAYSDEPYAADDMGGDDAE; encoded by the coding sequence CTGACCAAGTGGTTCTTGTGGATGGGCCTCACGATGCTGACGGGCAGCCCGCTGCTGTCGTTGGTGTTGCTGGCCGTGCTGATGTTCGCGGCGGACCGCTTCACCCTCCAGTTGTTCCCCAGCCCCGTGCGCGCCTTCAAGCGCTGGCAGCGCGCGGGCGAGCTCGCGGGCACCATCCTCACCAACACCCACGACCGCCGCGCCCGCGCGGAGCTGGCGGACATCCGCGTGGGACAGAAGCGCTACCAGGAGGCGGTGGACCTCCTGCGCCCCAACCTGGACGCGGGCGACGACGACGTGGACACCCTCTACCTGCTGGGCGTGGCCTACCTGGGCGCGGGCGACGCCCCCCGGGGGGAGCTGCTGCTCACCGAGGCCGAGCGCCTGGACGCCGACTACCGGCAGGGCTCCATCGACCTGGAGCGCGGCCGCTTCCGCCTCCAGCGCGGCGAGCTGAAGGGCGCGCAGGAGGCCCTGGGGCGCTTCCTCCAGGTACGCCAGGGCTCCGTGGAGGGCCGCGTGCTCCTGTCCCGCGTGCTGGACAAGCAGGGGCTGGACGTGGAGGCGAAGGAGGCCCGCGACGCCGCCTGGCGCGAGTACGCCATCGCCCCCCGCTTCCAGAAGCGCCGCGACCGCTGGTGGGCTTACCGGGCGCGCCCGTCCCGCCCGCTCACGTACGCCGCCGTGGCCCTGGTGATGATGGGCGTGGGGGCGTACCTGACCCGCTACCTGCCCACGCACGACACCTCCGGCCCCTACGGCGCCTACTCCGATGAGCCCTACGCCGCGGACGACATGGGCGGCGACGACGCGGAGTAG